A genomic window from Bdellovibrio sp. SKB1291214 includes:
- a CDS encoding YdcH family protein — MKTNLLSHNLAVEFPELADAIHHLKTSDAHFQKLMHDHDKIDSQITKSEEGLEFLTDEVMKELKIKRLHLKESMQKAAEAYKKN; from the coding sequence ATGAAAACAAATTTATTATCACACAATCTTGCCGTCGAATTTCCTGAACTGGCTGATGCTATTCATCACCTAAAAACATCTGATGCTCATTTTCAAAAACTAATGCATGACCACGACAAAATCGATTCGCAAATCACAAAAAGCGAAGAGGGTTTAGAATTTCTGACAGACGAAGTGATGAAGGAACTTAAAATCAAACGCCTTCATCTTAAAGAGTCGATGCAAAAAGCGGCAGAGGCTTACAAGAAAAACTAA
- a CDS encoding winged helix-turn-helix domain-containing protein — protein MSKVILTPAQVRAIWLQAQGLDQTHSFGSGKRAVVKAIKHLGYVQIDTIHVIERSHHHILYSRIPDYKRSYLHQAQTKDKTVFEYWTHALAYIATDDFKYFMNDMKRRKDNPSSWYSDVTTSDIKKVVAKIKKEGPISIRDVNDEELIEKNHPWASKKPSKRHLQAAFNGGDLVISERVGMLKKYQLTNRHFGWSKCPKAARPSEVSEYHINRALQSQGVVSLDSICYMEKAAHKKEILKCLDVKVRKGALLPVEVEGVQKHQFWIDGKLLESEIPDVSHLTHILSPFDPLVIQRKRFNMFFGYDHRFEAYLPKEKRKYGYFTLPVIIGDQAVAVLDLKTDRQNRQLLIQQWSWLAKHKSKSNKQLIEAELNRFEKFQLAAD, from the coding sequence ATGTCTAAAGTAATTCTCACTCCAGCACAAGTGCGCGCGATTTGGCTGCAGGCTCAAGGCCTGGATCAGACGCATTCGTTTGGAAGTGGTAAAAGGGCTGTTGTTAAAGCCATCAAACACTTGGGGTACGTGCAGATAGACACGATTCACGTGATCGAACGTTCGCATCACCACATTTTGTATTCCCGCATTCCGGATTACAAAAGGTCTTATCTGCATCAGGCGCAAACTAAAGATAAAACAGTATTTGAATATTGGACTCATGCGCTGGCATATATCGCCACCGATGACTTTAAGTACTTCATGAACGATATGAAGCGCCGTAAGGATAATCCTTCAAGCTGGTATTCAGATGTCACAACATCAGATATCAAGAAGGTCGTCGCAAAGATTAAAAAAGAAGGACCTATTTCCATTCGAGATGTGAATGACGAAGAGTTGATTGAAAAAAATCACCCCTGGGCGAGTAAAAAACCATCCAAACGACACCTGCAAGCCGCCTTTAACGGCGGTGACCTTGTCATTTCGGAACGCGTGGGAATGTTAAAGAAATACCAACTAACTAATCGCCATTTCGGATGGAGCAAATGTCCCAAGGCTGCAAGACCCTCAGAGGTTTCTGAATACCACATCAATCGTGCTTTACAATCGCAAGGTGTCGTTAGCCTAGATTCAATTTGTTATATGGAAAAGGCAGCACATAAAAAAGAAATTTTAAAGTGCCTTGATGTGAAAGTTCGTAAAGGAGCTTTGCTGCCAGTGGAAGTTGAAGGCGTCCAGAAGCATCAGTTCTGGATTGATGGGAAGCTTTTAGAATCCGAAATTCCCGATGTAAGTCATTTGACCCATATTTTATCGCCCTTTGATCCGCTGGTTATCCAGCGTAAGCGCTTCAATATGTTCTTTGGCTATGACCATCGGTTCGAGGCTTATTTGCCCAAAGAAAAGCGCAAGTACGGATATTTCACTTTGCCAGTCATCATCGGCGATCAGGCTGTTGCTGTTTTAGATTTAAAAACGGATCGGCAAAATCGACAATTGTTAATCCAGCAGTGGAGTTGGTTGGCGAAACACAAATCAAAATCTAATAAACAATTGATTGAGGCCGAGTTAAATCGCTTTGAAAAATTCCAACTTGCGGCTGATTAG
- a CDS encoding transporter: MPSITYADGARDWQSIPFDTNLLFIYYTYSNNEVSIDPSLPIDGVSVNANVPIIRYARSFAINGKIGGIQLIVPYGFVDARITGTNMTTSAQGWGDVNTILFANLFGAPALTRAQFVKWTPEDYLTAAVGITAPTGSYHEDSILNIGKNRWSFKPQLSYGTYLSRRTLLAINANVQIFTDNDGYKNRERLSQDLLYGLELHLSRDINNTIWVAGDGFYAYGGETKIDGAHQNNWQRTLRVGLSAGLKIDSATAMSASATRSVLREDYTPSTTTFSINLNRAY, from the coding sequence GTGCCTTCGATAACCTATGCGGATGGGGCGCGGGATTGGCAAAGCATACCGTTCGATACCAACCTGCTTTTTATATATTACACATACTCTAACAATGAAGTCTCCATTGATCCTTCGCTGCCGATTGATGGAGTTTCAGTCAATGCAAACGTACCAATCATTCGTTATGCGCGCAGTTTTGCTATCAATGGAAAAATTGGAGGCATCCAGTTGATCGTCCCTTATGGTTTTGTTGATGCGCGAATCACCGGTACGAACATGACGACATCCGCGCAGGGCTGGGGTGATGTTAACACCATATTGTTCGCTAACTTATTTGGAGCGCCTGCCTTGACTCGAGCACAGTTTGTAAAGTGGACACCGGAGGACTATTTAACAGCAGCGGTCGGCATTACAGCTCCAACCGGCTCTTATCACGAGGACAGCATTCTGAATATTGGTAAAAATAGATGGAGCTTTAAACCACAGCTCTCGTACGGAACTTATCTTTCCCGGCGCACGCTTCTTGCCATCAATGCCAATGTTCAGATATTCACCGACAACGATGGATATAAAAATAGGGAGAGATTGAGCCAAGACCTTCTTTACGGTCTGGAACTCCATCTAAGTCGCGACATCAATAATACCATTTGGGTTGCTGGCGACGGCTTTTATGCTTATGGCGGCGAAACAAAAATCGATGGCGCTCATCAGAATAACTGGCAAAGAACTTTGCGAGTGGGGCTAAGTGCTGGATTAAAAATAGATTCTGCAACAGCGATGAGTGCCTCTGCCACGCGTTCGGTATTACGGGAAGATTACACTCCTTCGACTACTACTTTTTCTATAAACTTAAATCGAGCCTACTAA